From the genome of Sporomusa sphaeroides DSM 2875:
TCACGCTCCCTCTGTCAGTATGTTGCTTATAGTATAGCATTTATGGCGAAAAGTTCCAGCAAAAATCCGTTTGTCTTTGGGAACAGGTTTACTGTGGTATAATAAGAGCAGTACATACTTAGGAGGTTTATCGCCGTGGTCGTTATCAAGTTAAGAAATACCGTTCAGCCAACCCCGCCTGACAAATACAAAACAATTGATGAATTTTTTGCCGATATGTATGATTACGGAGAAATTGTCTTTGCGTATGGTGAACAAAAATATATTGTCACATATTATGATAACAAGCTCTCTATCGCAGAAAGTTCCGCTCCGGATAACCTGCAGTCATTTGCATCACCGGAGGAGTTTGCCGCCACTTTTGAGCTTGCAGGCAGCAAGTTCAAAGATATTATTGCCGAAATCGATATCCTGATACGGTAATCATTGCTTGCCAGGCACCTTTCGCCAATTATGTGGCAGAAAAAAACTCCAGCCTTGCCACCGGCAGGCTGGAGTTTTTTGGCCCGTAAAGGCTGCCTATTATCCTTTGGGTTTGGGGGGCAGTACTCCCGGAGGATATCCCGGCAGTTGCAGCATAACTTCCCGGTCGGCCATAACCTTGACGGTAATTCTCAGTACCACCGACACGTCAAAGTGGCGGGTGCAGCAGTGCATTGGTTTATGCGGCTTGCAATGGTGATGATGATCATGGTCGCAGTGGCAGTCTGGTTTGCATTTGTGAGGAAACTTATGCTTCTTCAGTGTCTTCTTTTTGGGCTTATGATGGTAGTTATCGTCGCAATCACAGTCGTAGTCACAATCATCGTAGTCGTCACAGTCGTGATGATGGTGGTGATGGTGATGATCGCAATCATCGTCATAGTCGTCATCGCAGTCGTCATACTTGTGCCCTTTTTTCTTATACCACTGGGCCCGGGTATGCTCCTCGCAGGCATAATCGACAAACTCCACCATAACATTGGCCTCTGCATCCATCCCCCGCCTGGCCCCTCTGATATCGGCATGAGCGGTAAAACGAACAGGCCAGACTTCTACCGCATGCACCGGCTGGCGCGGCTTGCAGGCGACATACAGAGCCTTGACCTCAAACTGGCCTCTGACAACCACTTTGTTAGGTATAATATCAACGCTGGTAATACACAATTTTTTTACAAAAACATCAACAATCTGTTCAATGGCAGGTTTGTGGCGGGGCACCACCACATGAACATCAATTGATTTTTGGACATCTCTTTCTCCCAATACCTGCTGAACCACAATAGATTTCGGGCCATACCCTGCAGTGCAGTAGTTGGGGCGATCCCATGGTTCTATATGTGTCATTGTTACCCTCCTTTCGCGTCCTTATAACATATATATGCAAACGGGCAGAATAAGACACTAACCAAAGGTATACTCTTTCCCGGCTGCCATACCCCAAAGCCGGAAAGTTTGCGCGGCAATCAGGGTAAACTAGGCAAAAATAAATTGTTTTCCAGCTCTTAAAATATTGCGTCTTACCGGTAATATTGCAGGAGTGGAGAAGTTCTGTGTTGAAAAATATCCAATCTGGTCAAAACAAAAAAACTGTCAGCCAGGTGCTGTCTAAATTTAATATAAATTACTGAGGTGAACCATGCTTACTTTTGACGTACTCGTCATCGGCAGCGGCGGCGCCGGGATGCGCGCCGCCCTGGAAGCCGTGCGTCAGCAGGGCCTCTCCGTCGGCCTGATGACCAAGATGTTTCCCACCCGTTCAGCCACCGGCTGTGCCCAGGGCGGCATCAACGGCTCGCTCAAAAATGCCGACCCCAATGATTCCATAGAAAAACACATTTTTGATACCGTGAAAGGCAGCGACTATTTAGGCGATCAGGATGCCATCGAATACTTTATTGCCAGCCTGCCTGACGCCATCCGGGAACTGGACTACCTGGGTGTACCGTTTTCCCGTGACAGCGAGGGACGGATTGCCCAGCGCAACTTCGGCGGCGCCTCATCCCCCCGCACCTGTTTTTCCGCCGACGTAACCGGCCATGTTATTTTGCACGCGCTCTATGAGCAATGCCTGAAGCATGGGGTAACCGTTCTGGCCGAATGGTACCTCCTCCAAATTGTTACCGACAAGGGCAAGCTGTGCGGCGTTGTCGCCTATGATATGAAAGGCGGCCGCATCGTCCCGGTTGCCGCTAAAGCCATTGTTGTGGCCACAGGCGGGGCCGGACGCATGTACTGGCTCAGGACCACCAACCCCTTTACCTCGACAGGCGACGGGATTGCCGCCTGTTTGGAAGCCGGGATTCCGGTAAAAGACCCCGAATTTGTCCAATTCCACCCTACCGGCCTGGCAGGAACCGGCATTCTGATGTCCGAAGCCTCCCGGGGCGAGGGCGGTTATCTCCTCAATAACCAAGACGAGCGTTTCATGTCCCGCTATGCGCCGGAAAAAATGGAGCTGGCCACCCGTGACCTTGTTTCCCAGGCAATTGAGACCGAGATTAAAGAAGGCCGCGGCTTTGGTGAAGGCTTACAAGCCTATGTAGAGTTAGATCTCCGGCATCTGGGCCAGGAAAAAATTATGGAACGCCTGCCACAAATCCGGGAGCTGGCCATCACCTTTGAGCAGGTTGACCCCATTCATCAGCCAATCCCCATCCGGCCCAGCTGCCACTATTCCATGGGCGGCATTGATGTCATTGACTACCGTACCTGCGCTACCGCCGTGGAGGGTGTGTTCGCCGCCGGCGAAGCGGCCTGCATCTCCATCCATGGCGCCAACCGTCTTGGCGGTAATTCACTGGCCGACATTGTAGCCTTCGGCAAATTTGCCGGACAAGGGGCCGCCAATTGCGCTGCCCGGCGTCAGGCGGTAAACACCGAAGCGGCCCTCCAGGCGGCCACAGCCTGGGAAGCCAGGTTCGAAACCGTTACCAACAGAAGCACAGGCGTCACGGTGAACAGCGTCCGTGACCGCCTGGCCGAAATCATGTGGAACAATGTCGGCGTATTCCGCACGGCTGCCGAAATGGAAGCCGCCCTGACGGTGGTTGACAGTCTGCTGCAGGAATATCAAACCGTCATGGTGCCTGATAAAAATAAGCTCTATAACACCGCCTTTGTCAACTACATCGAACTGGGCAGCATGCTGACAGTGGCTAAAACCGTTGTGCTCGGCGCCCTAAACCGCAAAGAAAGCCGCGGCAGCCATTGCCGGGCCGATTTCCCCAACCGAGATGATGCCAATTTCCTCAAACACACCCTGGTGTCCAAGGAAGGGCAAGCCTACAATATAGCTTATCGGCCGGTTGTCATCACCAACTATCCGCCGGCAGAAAGGAAATACTGATGCGCCAGATAACCTATAGAATTCAGCGCTTTGACGGCGTCAAAAGCTTCGAGCAGGAATACAGTTTCCCGCATCAGGCAGGCAAGACCATTCTCTGGGGCCTGATTGCCATCAAAGAAACCCTTGACCCCACACTGGCCTTTACCGCCGCCTGCCGCTCGGCTGTCTGCGGCGCCTGTGCCGTGCGCATTAACGGTCAAGCGTTTCTGGCCTGCGAAACACCGCTTGACGGCATCTTAGACCGTTTTGGCGATGTGCTTACCATCGAGCCTATCCAAAACTTCAAGGTCATCCGTGACCTGGTTGTGGACTGGGAGCCTAAAGCCCGACGTTTGGCAGAAGCTAAGACCTGGCTGGCTCCCAAAGACGAATTTACCGCCAGAGAGGGCTGCCGTCAGGCTGCCGCCGACTTCAAAAAGATTACCGGCCAGATTAACTGTATCCTGTGCGGCGCCTGCGCCTCGGAATGTTCTAAGCTCAGCGCCAATGCCGACGATTTTCTTGATCCCTTTACCTACTCCAAGGTCTGGAAGTTTATTGCCGACACCCGTGACAAGTCGGCCAAAGAGCGCATCAAAGCCATTGTGGATAAAGGCTTATGGAAATGCATGCACTGTGTGGAATGTGCCACCAAGTGCCCCAAGGGCCTGATGCCTAACATGGATATTTCCCGTCTGCGTCAGTTGTCGATAAAAATGGGCTATACCGATAATCCCGGCGCCCGTCATGCCCTGGCCTTCCTTCAGGATGTGGAAGCCACAGGCCGTCTGAATGAAACCAAGCTATCGGTAAGAAGTATGGGACTCCTGGGCGCTATGACCAAATTTCCCTTTGCGCTTCGCCTTGTCCGCCGCGGCAAGCTTAATCCCCTGCACTGCTCCGGCAAAGTCAAAGGCCATGAGCAAATTGCCGCCATCCTTAAAGCAGTAAGGGAGAGTGAACGCTAATGAAATACGCATTTTTCCCCGGCTGTGTGCTGGAAGGAGCGGCGAAGGAAAACTACACCGCCACAATGGCTGTTGCTAAAGCGATTGGCCTTGAGCTTGTGGAAATTCCCGGCTGGACCTGCTGCGGCGCTTCCCATGTCCAGGATGTCGACGGGTTGGCGGCCACAGCCATCAATGCCCGCAACATTGCGCTGGCCGAACAACTGGACCTGCCATTGCTTACGGTGTGCAATACCTGTACGTTAATGCTGCGCGACGCCAAAGCCGCTCTGGATACCGGCCTCAAAGAGCAAGTCAACCCGCTGCTTGCCCCCACCGGCCTGCAGTACCGGGGAACCAGCCAGATCACCCATCTGCTGTGGGTGCTGGTAAGCGACTTTGGTCTTGACAGGCTGCAGTCATTGGTCAAAAAGCCCTTGCGCGGCTTGAAGGCAGCGGCTTACTACGGTTGTCATATCCTGCGCCCGCCGGCGTTGATGGATTTTGAGGACCATGCCCGGCCGCAGTCGCTGGAAAAGCTGATTTTGGCGCTGGGCGCTGAACCTGTTGATTTTCCGGCAAGGCTCAGCTGCTGCGGTTTCCATGCCACCTATACTGCTGAGGCCGATCTGATTCGCATCACCGGCCAAACCAACCAAGCGGCGATAACAGCCGGTGCCGACTGCCTGGTAACCCCTTGCCCTCTCTGTCAGATGTCCCTGGACATGAACCAGCCGGAAGGCCAGGCAGCCGTACAGTGCCACCAGCAAATTCCGGTACTCCACCTGGCCCAGCTGGTAGGGCTGGCCCTTGGCCTGTCGCCGGCAGAGCTGGGAATAAACAGGCATATTGCCGGCCGCGAGCTGATTAAAGCCAAAGCAGCGGCGGTGAAATAAACACCAAAAAAAGCGGTCTGAACCCCTTTCCAGTTTAAGGGTTCAGACCGTTTCATTATGTTCCTTGGAAGGTTATACCACAATATTTTGGGCTGTTTTATATACCGTCCTGATTGTATCTAAGCGCATTCCTGCAAATAAACCGCTGCTGGTGCCAAAAATCAACCCGCGGCCGGCAGCCTGAATAATTTGCTGTACACTGCGCGCCAGCTCAGCCGGGTCACAGTCTTCCAGCAACTGTGCCGGGTCCAGGTTGCCCCACAGACATAAGGTATTCCCATACTGCGCTTTTACCGCCCCGATATCCATTCCTGCCAGGGCTTCTATGCATTGCAGGCCATCAAAGCCGGCAGCCGCAATGTCGTCAAGCAGGGCCATCAGGTTGCCGTCAGAATGAAAGAACACCGGCAATCCCAGCTGCTTGGCATATTCGAGCTGACGAATCAGCGAAGGAAATACCGTTTTGCGCAAAACATCCGGCCGGACAATAGGCCCCCGGGTATAAGCAATGTCATCGGCAAGCAGGATGCCGTTTATCCCGTTACCGGCCAGCCGCTCAATTGTGGCCAGGTTCAGGTGTTCGACAGCGGCCATGATATCCTGAAAATCACCATGACCCTTAAACAGCTTGACGATGAGCTCCTCAAACCCCAGCAGCCTGCAGCCCCAACCCACCGGCCCGTCCAGTACCGCAAAGGTAAACAGACCGGAATCCACCCATTTTCCCAAGTCGTTAAAAACCGCGGCCCGGGCACCGGGAACTTGTTTCGCCGGTAAAGCAAAGCAAGGGTGCAGGCATATGGCATCCAAACCCATTGTCTGCACAAAATCCAGGCGATGGTCAAATGTCACCACCTCCTGACCGTGCATAGCCTGTACCAGCTCATCGCCAATAACCAGCTCGGCGCACGGCGTCCGGTCAACCGGTAATCCCTTGATTGCTGCTGCAACCCTCGTCCGATGCTCCATAATACCTCCCCCACTCATTGTGCCACAAACGCGAAACTGCCAGCGTCCGGCACAAATTGCTCAATATGAATAGTTTCTCCATAAAGAGCAAGCCCACCTGCTTACTGCATTACAGCAAAAAAACACGAACAAAGCCTGAACCGGTGCACTTTCACCATGGTTCAGGCTTATCAAAAAATTTTTACCGGCCAATGATTCCGTTTCTTATATACCTGATGAAACGTGTCAGCTTGCCGCAGTTCCAGTCATCGGCGACAGTACGGTCAGGGGCCTCGGAAGTATGTAACAGGTCTTCCGCTCTCGCCATTGCCGCCAGATGCTTATTAGCCAGAATGCCGCCCTGGTTTGGCCGCTGGGAGCTTCGGCCATGC
Proteins encoded in this window:
- a CDS encoding DUF3794 domain-containing protein, whose amino-acid sequence is MTHIEPWDRPNYCTAGYGPKSIVVQQVLGERDVQKSIDVHVVVPRHKPAIEQIVDVFVKKLCITSVDIIPNKVVVRGQFEVKALYVACKPRQPVHAVEVWPVRFTAHADIRGARRGMDAEANVMVEFVDYACEEHTRAQWYKKKGHKYDDCDDDYDDDCDHHHHHHHHDCDDYDDCDYDCDCDDNYHHKPKKKTLKKHKFPHKCKPDCHCDHDHHHHCKPHKPMHCCTRHFDVSVVLRITVKVMADREVMLQLPGYPPGVLPPKPKG
- a CDS encoding FAD-binding protein, with product MLTFDVLVIGSGGAGMRAALEAVRQQGLSVGLMTKMFPTRSATGCAQGGINGSLKNADPNDSIEKHIFDTVKGSDYLGDQDAIEYFIASLPDAIRELDYLGVPFSRDSEGRIAQRNFGGASSPRTCFSADVTGHVILHALYEQCLKHGVTVLAEWYLLQIVTDKGKLCGVVAYDMKGGRIVPVAAKAIVVATGGAGRMYWLRTTNPFTSTGDGIAACLEAGIPVKDPEFVQFHPTGLAGTGILMSEASRGEGGYLLNNQDERFMSRYAPEKMELATRDLVSQAIETEIKEGRGFGEGLQAYVELDLRHLGQEKIMERLPQIRELAITFEQVDPIHQPIPIRPSCHYSMGGIDVIDYRTCATAVEGVFAAGEAACISIHGANRLGGNSLADIVAFGKFAGQGAANCAARRQAVNTEAALQAATAWEARFETVTNRSTGVTVNSVRDRLAEIMWNNVGVFRTAAEMEAALTVVDSLLQEYQTVMVPDKNKLYNTAFVNYIELGSMLTVAKTVVLGALNRKESRGSHCRADFPNRDDANFLKHTLVSKEGQAYNIAYRPVVITNYPPAERKY
- a CDS encoding succinate dehydrogenase/fumarate reductase iron-sulfur subunit; amino-acid sequence: MRQITYRIQRFDGVKSFEQEYSFPHQAGKTILWGLIAIKETLDPTLAFTAACRSAVCGACAVRINGQAFLACETPLDGILDRFGDVLTIEPIQNFKVIRDLVVDWEPKARRLAEAKTWLAPKDEFTAREGCRQAAADFKKITGQINCILCGACASECSKLSANADDFLDPFTYSKVWKFIADTRDKSAKERIKAIVDKGLWKCMHCVECATKCPKGLMPNMDISRLRQLSIKMGYTDNPGARHALAFLQDVEATGRLNETKLSVRSMGLLGAMTKFPFALRLVRRGKLNPLHCSGKVKGHEQIAAILKAVRESER
- a CDS encoding CoB--CoM heterodisulfide reductase iron-sulfur subunit B family protein — translated: MKYAFFPGCVLEGAAKENYTATMAVAKAIGLELVEIPGWTCCGASHVQDVDGLAATAINARNIALAEQLDLPLLTVCNTCTLMLRDAKAALDTGLKEQVNPLLAPTGLQYRGTSQITHLLWVLVSDFGLDRLQSLVKKPLRGLKAAAYYGCHILRPPALMDFEDHARPQSLEKLILALGAEPVDFPARLSCCGFHATYTAEADLIRITGQTNQAAITAGADCLVTPCPLCQMSLDMNQPEGQAAVQCHQQIPVLHLAQLVGLALGLSPAELGINRHIAGRELIKAKAAAVK
- a CDS encoding uroporphyrinogen decarboxylase family protein, with the translated sequence MEHRTRVAAAIKGLPVDRTPCAELVIGDELVQAMHGQEVVTFDHRLDFVQTMGLDAICLHPCFALPAKQVPGARAAVFNDLGKWVDSGLFTFAVLDGPVGWGCRLLGFEELIVKLFKGHGDFQDIMAAVEHLNLATIERLAGNGINGILLADDIAYTRGPIVRPDVLRKTVFPSLIRQLEYAKQLGLPVFFHSDGNLMALLDDIAAAGFDGLQCIEALAGMDIGAVKAQYGNTLCLWGNLDPAQLLEDCDPAELARSVQQIIQAAGRGLIFGTSSGLFAGMRLDTIRTVYKTAQNIVV